In Thermococcus sp. 21S7, the genomic window CGTAGCCTCGGTGAGCAGGTCTCTGAGTCCACCGAGGCAGGGACTCTCAACGCCGGCCTCGACGAAGAAGGTCACCGTGCCCGTGTCCTGGCAGACGGGAATGGACTCGATTTTACCAATCTCTATGGACTTGAGAATGTTTCTGAGGTTGAAGCGCGCTATTTTGCTCTCCTCTCGCTCGTAAGCCTCCCTGATGGCCAAAACGACATCATCGGGAATCCTCGTGACGGCCAGCCTTATCGCCTCGACGACGGCATCAATCAATTGGCA contains:
- a CDS encoding fumarate hydratase; translated protein: MIDAVVEAIRLAVTRIPDDVVLAIREAYEREESKIARFNLRNILKSIEIGKIESIPVCQDTGTVTFFVEAGVESPCLGGLRDLLTEAT